A region of Nostoc sp. 'Peltigera membranacea cyanobiont' N6 DNA encodes the following proteins:
- the alr gene encoding alanine racemase, with translation MLSRQEIPGVVPNQQCDPYAWFSQRAWVEIDLGALSYNVQQLVQFLSPRTQLMAVVKADAYGHGAVTVAQTVIQSGASWLGVATVPEAIQLREGGIEAPILILGATHTPEQIHAIAHWKLQPTLCSPKQALVFSDTLESMNHGSPVAVHIKLDTGMSRLGTNWQQAGEFVQLVQRLPHLSIASIYSHLATADDPDTTAMEEQHRRFESAIAQIKAMGIEVPCLHLANSAAALTDQSLHYDIVRVGLAVYGLYPAPHLQNAIDLKPVLQLKARVTQVKTIAAGTAVSYGHKFIAPRELRLAVVGIGYADGVPRSLSNKMQVLIRGQRVSQIGTITMDQLMLDVSAIPNIQEGEVVTLLGEQGKEQISADDWAEQLNTISWEILCGFKHRLPRVAVM, from the coding sequence ATGTTAAGTCGCCAAGAAATTCCTGGTGTAGTTCCTAATCAGCAGTGCGACCCCTACGCGTGGTTTTCGCAACGAGCTTGGGTAGAAATTGATTTAGGGGCATTGTCGTATAACGTACAGCAATTGGTGCAGTTTTTATCGCCGCGGACTCAGTTGATGGCAGTAGTAAAAGCTGATGCTTATGGACATGGAGCGGTAACAGTTGCCCAAACTGTAATTCAATCGGGAGCTAGTTGGCTGGGAGTCGCTACAGTTCCAGAAGCTATTCAATTGCGAGAAGGCGGGATTGAAGCGCCCATTTTGATTTTAGGAGCAACTCATACACCAGAACAGATTCATGCGATCGCACATTGGAAACTTCAGCCCACACTCTGTAGTCCTAAACAAGCTTTGGTATTTTCCGATACTCTGGAATCCATGAATCATGGTTCTCCAGTGGCCGTACACATCAAATTAGACACGGGAATGTCTAGGTTAGGAACTAATTGGCAGCAAGCTGGTGAATTCGTGCAATTAGTGCAGCGTTTACCACATCTATCTATTGCCAGTATTTATTCTCATTTGGCAACAGCAGACGATCCTGATACAACGGCAATGGAAGAACAGCATAGACGATTTGAGTCAGCGATCGCCCAAATCAAAGCAATGGGAATTGAAGTGCCATGCTTGCACTTGGCAAACTCAGCAGCTGCACTCACAGATCAGTCATTGCACTACGACATTGTGCGAGTAGGTTTAGCTGTTTACGGACTCTACCCAGCACCGCATTTACAAAATGCGATCGATCTCAAACCCGTTTTGCAACTTAAAGCACGAGTCACCCAAGTTAAAACAATTGCCGCTGGAACTGCTGTCAGCTACGGGCATAAATTTATTGCCCCGCGCGAACTTCGCCTTGCTGTCGTGGGAATTGGCTATGCTGACGGCGTTCCTCGCAGTCTTTCTAACAAAATGCAGGTGTTAATTCGCGGTCAGAGAGTTTCGCAAATCGGGACAATTACAATGGATCAGCTGATGCTGGATGTGAGTGCCATACCCAATATCCAAGAAGGAGAAGTAGTCACTTTGTTAGGGGAACAGGGAAAAGAACAGATTTCAGCAGATGATTGGGCTGAACAATTAAATACTATTTCATGGGAAATTCTCTGCGGGTTTAAGCATCGTCTGCCTCGTGTTGCAGTTATGTAA
- a CDS encoding response regulator transcription factor: MSLTLIGTILIVEDSPSELELMSHYLKESGYNVIKASGAKEGLEKAVLEKPDAIVTDVVMPEMSGFELCRSLRRNPITSKVPIVICSSKNQEIDRLWAMRQGADAYITKPYTREHLLRTIKSVVI, translated from the coding sequence GTGAGTCTGACTTTAATTGGCACAATTCTGATTGTAGAAGATTCTCCCAGTGAATTGGAATTAATGAGCCATTATCTCAAAGAGAGTGGTTACAACGTAATTAAAGCAAGTGGTGCAAAAGAGGGTTTAGAAAAAGCTGTGTTAGAAAAACCAGATGCGATCGTTACTGATGTAGTAATGCCAGAAATGAGCGGATTTGAGTTGTGTCGTTCTTTGAGAAGAAATCCGATTACTTCAAAAGTGCCGATTGTGATTTGTAGTTCCAAAAATCAAGAAATTGACCGTTTATGGGCGATGAGACAAGGCGCAGATGCCTACATAACTAAACCTTATACTCGCGAACATCTGCTACGTACTATTAAATCAGTGGTAATTTGA
- a CDS encoding HAD family hydrolase, with protein sequence MRYSVLATDYDGTLATDNHVNDNTLAALSRLRNSGYKLILVTGRQLDELLQVFGQVDLFDYVVAENGALLYSPATRREKLLGSQPSAEFFNALRDRQVNSLSVGRVIVATWHPQETIVLETIRQMGLKLQVILNKGAVMVLPSGINKATGLAAALDEMQLSPENVVGIGDAENDHDFLNICGYSVAVANALPMLKERVDFVTNGSRGDGVMELIEKLITSDLAEFGH encoded by the coding sequence ATGCGTTATTCTGTATTGGCCACTGACTACGACGGTACACTAGCAACTGACAATCATGTAAATGATAATACTTTGGCAGCACTCTCACGTCTGCGGAATTCTGGTTACAAACTCATCTTGGTGACAGGTAGACAGCTAGATGAATTGCTGCAAGTTTTTGGACAAGTAGATTTATTTGATTATGTAGTAGCAGAAAACGGCGCTTTGCTGTATTCGCCAGCTACCCGTCGGGAGAAACTATTAGGTTCGCAACCATCAGCAGAATTTTTTAACGCATTGCGCGATCGCCAAGTCAATTCCCTGTCAGTTGGCCGTGTAATTGTTGCGACTTGGCATCCCCAAGAAACTATAGTTTTAGAAACTATCCGCCAGATGGGATTAAAATTACAAGTTATATTGAATAAAGGTGCGGTGATGGTGCTACCGTCAGGAATTAATAAAGCCACAGGGTTAGCCGCCGCCTTGGATGAGATGCAGTTATCACCTGAAAATGTAGTTGGGATTGGCGATGCAGAAAATGACCATGATTTCCTCAATATTTGTGGTTATTCAGTAGCGGTTGCCAATGCTTTGCCGATGCTCAAAGAGCGTGTAGATTTTGTGACTAATGGTAGTCGGGGGGATGGTGTTATGGAACTAATTGAAAAACTCATCACCTCAGATTTAGCTGAATTTGGGCATTAA
- a CDS encoding ParE family toxin-like protein yields MDIQELANRCYQFLQEDPKHPSLHFKKVGQFWSVRIGIHYGALAVKEDDNFVWFWIGSHPEYDRLLSGG; encoded by the coding sequence ATTGATATCCAAGAGCTTGCCAATCGATGTTACCAGTTTCTTCAGGAAGATCCCAAACACCCATCATTGCATTTCAAAAAAGTCGGTCAGTTTTGGTCAGTGCGTATTGGTATACATTATGGGGCGCTTGCTGTAAAAGAAGATGATAATTTTGTCTGGTTTTGGATTGGGTCACATCCAGAGTATGACAGATTGCTAAGTGGTGGATAG
- a CDS encoding DUF29 domain-containing protein — protein MKIIELQMLQTLYEQDFYAWVEQTAELLRSHQWDTLDLENLIEEVVDLGKSQQRALQSALRLVLSHLLKWKYQPERRSHSWQVTITRERLNIDELLQESPSLRRFLNDAEWINTTYQRARREAMVETGLSEDNFAIVCPFAVDEILDLDFYPNADQ, from the coding sequence ATGAAGATTATAGAACTGCAAATGTTACAAACTCTGTATGAGCAAGATTTTTATGCTTGGGTAGAGCAGACAGCAGAGCTTTTGCGATCGCATCAGTGGGACACGCTGGATTTAGAAAACTTAATTGAGGAAGTGGTGGACTTGGGTAAGAGTCAACAGCGTGCCTTGCAGAGTGCGTTACGGTTAGTCTTATCGCATTTGTTGAAGTGGAAGTATCAACCAGAACGTCGTAGTCACAGTTGGCAAGTGACAATTACCCGTGAGCGACTGAATATAGATGAATTGCTGCAAGAAAGTCCTAGCTTGCGGCGTTTTTTAAATGATGCCGAGTGGATAAATACTACCTATCAAAGAGCGCGGCGAGAGGCAATGGTGGAAACTGGTTTATCAGAGGATAACTTTGCGATCGTTTGTCCCTTTGCTGTTGATGAGATTTTAGACTTAGACTTTTATCCTAACGCTGACCAATAA
- a CDS encoding response regulator produces MSTTPIGSYRLFQKLHPLSLLAQLTSRRATGCLSIFTGIVSWSIYLEDGKLTYASYSDKLFERLDSHLRRLSQQIPALNSATRVQMRLMFETKNEHQSIPNADYQAICWLVNQDYITSVQAASLIDELAKEVLESFLCLKEGSYEFSPESSLDELPKFCRLDLRLLVEYCQKQLRNRQNIQSSIPAGGSSQVLSKIQPSQVQPQLQIKLGQKLPIPINFDIPENNKTTQPTVGKKLYTIACIDDSQTVLNSIKHFLDENTFSVVTINDPVKALMQILRSKPDLILLDVEMPSLDGYELCSLLRKHSAFKHTPIIMVTGRTGFIDRAKAKMVRSSGYLTKPFTQSELLKMVFKHLG; encoded by the coding sequence ATGAGCACAACTCCTATAGGTAGCTACAGGTTGTTCCAGAAACTACATCCGCTATCTCTGTTGGCACAATTAACCAGTCGGCGTGCTACAGGGTGCTTAAGCATATTTACTGGAATAGTTTCTTGGTCAATTTATCTAGAGGACGGTAAACTTACTTATGCCTCCTATTCAGATAAACTGTTTGAGCGGCTTGACAGCCACTTGCGACGCTTAAGCCAGCAAATCCCCGCTCTCAACAGCGCCACTCGCGTGCAGATGCGGCTGATGTTTGAGACAAAGAATGAACATCAATCAATACCCAATGCGGATTACCAAGCTATTTGTTGGTTAGTAAATCAGGACTATATTACTTCTGTACAAGCAGCAAGCCTGATAGATGAATTAGCAAAAGAAGTACTGGAATCATTTTTATGCTTAAAAGAAGGTAGCTATGAATTCAGCCCGGAAAGCTCTTTGGATGAACTACCAAAGTTCTGCCGCCTGGATTTGCGGTTACTTGTTGAATACTGTCAAAAGCAATTACGAAATCGGCAAAATATCCAGTCATCAATTCCGGCTGGTGGGAGTTCCCAAGTTTTGTCTAAAATACAACCGTCTCAAGTTCAGCCACAACTACAAATAAAACTTGGGCAAAAGTTGCCGATACCAATCAATTTTGATATTCCTGAAAATAATAAAACTACTCAGCCAACTGTTGGCAAAAAACTATATACAATTGCCTGCATCGATGATAGCCAAACAGTTTTGAATTCCATCAAACACTTTTTGGATGAAAACACATTTTCAGTTGTAACTATCAACGATCCTGTGAAGGCTTTAATGCAAATTCTTCGGAGTAAGCCCGATCTGATTTTGCTAGATGTTGAGATGCCGAGTTTAGATGGTTATGAGCTATGTTCATTATTACGAAAACATTCAGCTTTTAAACATACACCTATCATTATGGTGACTGGTAGAACAGGATTTATCGACAGGGCAAAGGCAAAAATGGTCAGATCGTCAGGATATTTGACTAAGCCTTTTACACAATCAGAATTGCTAAAAATGGTTTTTAAACATCTTGGTTAA
- a CDS encoding HNH endonuclease, producing MGKVLVLNASYEPLNITSWRRAVVLLIKGKAERVEHNGKFLYSDFPLPTVIRLRHYVRVPYKEIPLTRRNILHRDGHACQYCGYTGDELTLDHVIPRSRSGGDTWENIVTACVRCNVKKGSRTPHEAHMPLRHPPRQPYSSLYFEVSKHLKSGLHTEWQKYVIGL from the coding sequence ATGGGGAAGGTTTTAGTCTTAAACGCATCTTACGAACCTCTCAATATAACGAGTTGGCGGCGTGCTGTGGTTCTGTTAATCAAAGGCAAAGCAGAACGCGTAGAACACAACGGTAAATTCCTGTACTCGGATTTTCCATTGCCGACCGTAATCCGGTTACGTCATTATGTACGCGTTCCTTATAAAGAAATTCCTCTGACTCGCCGAAATATATTGCACCGCGATGGTCATGCCTGTCAATACTGTGGTTACACAGGAGATGAGTTGACTCTAGACCATGTAATACCGCGATCGCGCAGCGGGGGCGATACTTGGGAGAACATTGTGACCGCTTGTGTCCGTTGCAATGTTAAAAAAGGCAGTCGCACTCCCCATGAAGCTCACATGCCTTTACGTCATCCTCCCCGCCAACCTTATAGCAGCCTCTATTTCGAGGTTAGCAAACATCTTAAGAGTGGATTGCATACAGAGTGGCAAAAGTATGTTATAGGGCTTTGA
- a CDS encoding DHH family phosphoesterase → MYLNSPVTQFESLSLTTEPNPEEPEIEKAPVEIAFKSPSLPPSVGDGAIYLNHRGNSLAQQKSEELQKTLLAHRHDRQLVILQDFPDPDALSCAWAYQLIAQQYDIKCEIIYAGALSHQENIALVRLTNLPIQRWTTQTLKTKDLSSYQGFVLIDNQGTTSQLLSAVQQAKIPLVVLIDHHSIQGDLQSEFEDIRPYVRATATIFTQYLQTGLLALDSSINQHVKCATALMHGLRSDTNRLMQAQEEDFMAAAYLSRFYDAQLLNAILQANRSKRVMDVIERSLKNRIVQNNFSIAGVGYLRYEDRDAIPQAADFLVTEENVHTAVVYGIVHDEDDELEIVIGSLRTSKLTLDPDEFIKEAFGQDSAGRFFGGGRTSAGGFEIPMGFLSGSNENSAYAKMKWDVFDAQIKQKLLRLVNPRDNPIQSE, encoded by the coding sequence ATGTACTTGAATTCTCCCGTTACTCAGTTTGAGAGTTTGTCATTGACTACAGAGCCAAACCCAGAGGAACCTGAAATAGAGAAAGCGCCAGTGGAAATTGCATTTAAAAGTCCATCATTACCGCCATCGGTAGGCGATGGGGCCATATATCTCAATCACCGTGGTAATTCTCTGGCACAACAAAAGTCAGAAGAACTACAAAAAACCCTTCTGGCACACCGACACGATCGCCAACTGGTAATTCTGCAAGATTTTCCCGATCCTGATGCCCTTTCTTGTGCCTGGGCTTATCAGTTAATTGCCCAGCAATATGATATCAAATGTGAGATAATTTATGCTGGCGCATTGAGCCATCAAGAAAATATTGCCTTGGTAAGGCTGACTAACTTACCAATCCAACGCTGGACAACGCAAACCCTGAAAACCAAAGATTTGTCATCTTATCAAGGTTTTGTATTAATTGACAACCAGGGAACCACTTCGCAACTACTGTCAGCGGTGCAACAGGCTAAAATTCCCCTAGTGGTGCTCATCGACCATCACAGTATCCAAGGCGATCTGCAATCAGAGTTTGAGGATATCCGTCCTTATGTAAGAGCGACAGCAACAATTTTTACTCAATACCTCCAAACGGGGTTATTGGCATTAGATAGCAGCATAAATCAACACGTAAAATGTGCTACTGCCTTGATGCATGGCTTGCGATCGGATACAAATCGGTTAATGCAAGCGCAAGAAGAAGACTTTATGGCAGCGGCGTATTTAAGCCGATTTTATGACGCCCAACTGCTGAATGCTATTTTACAGGCGAACCGTTCCAAACGGGTAATGGATGTGATCGAGCGATCGCTAAAAAATCGCATCGTCCAAAATAACTTTTCCATTGCTGGTGTTGGTTACTTACGCTACGAAGACCGTGACGCCATCCCCCAAGCGGCTGATTTTCTCGTTACCGAAGAAAACGTCCACACTGCCGTAGTTTACGGCATTGTTCACGATGAAGACGATGAACTGGAAATAGTCATTGGTTCCCTGAGAACCAGCAAACTTACCCTTGACCCCGATGAATTCATCAAAGAAGCCTTTGGACAAGATAGTGCAGGGCGCTTTTTCGGCGGTGGAAGGACAAGCGCGGGCGGCTTTGAAATTCCAATGGGCTTCTTATCTGGCAGCAACGAAAATTCCGCCTATGCGAAAATGAAATGGGATGTATTCGACGCTCAAATTAAGCAAAAACTGCTGAGGTTGGTTAACCCTAGAGACAACCCGATTCAGTCGGAGTAG
- a CDS encoding methyl-accepting chemotaxis protein encodes MFNKTNGNQGSSAQNRASLISSQKITGSAIKLPTKNSSGTANNSSLNQAFASFTKLGLAKKATILAIAIGTIPVLGIGAIAFTFANKSITKQITQSQQAEATGLSDKVNRFMLGRYSDIQVISSLLFLTSPQASVNITTQQKQAVLDRVVEAYKAYDSVAVFDRQGNLIVQSTGEPLDNQKDLTYFQDALQKDTPVISKPEAAKNTGVVNIYIAAPVKETRTGQTIGVVRARMPVKSLEEVIKNYVANGQQYYLLDASGTVFLSPQKELLGKEAKAEYSNLPKLLAANKVDSFIDVSKTDKKPELVSYVPASRLDGLPDLNWQVLLSTDTAIVFEPQRQLLWTIAIGTAVTALIVGAIASRLAKLTTLPIITATAALAKLGQGKFNTRVEIESEDELGVLSANINLMAEQLQVLVKEQEVDIEGAKLLADITLRIRKSLKTEDIFHAVVKEVQQVLKTDRVIIYSLNPDKRDGVVVAESVTGNWPEMLGVKIDEPYFRERYLETSHDGQVQAIANIHQDQSLKNANGYIQFLEKFAVKGNLVVPILVQEQLLGLLIAHHCETVRVWQQPEIDLFQQIATQVGYALEQAKLLEEIEQVRNVAVTDSDDERHQKETLQQQLLELLNDVEGAARGDLTVRADVTAGEIGTVADFFNSIVESLRDIVTQVQQAATHVNTAIGSNEGAIRHLAEEALTQAAEINRTLDAVDQMTQSMKAVAESAEKAAFVANHAAHTATKSGHAMDLTVQNILSLRETVGETAKKVKRLGESSQQISRVVSLINQIAIQTNLLAINAGIEAARAGEEGQGFAVVAEEVGELAVRSAAATQEIEQIVENIQRETSEVVQAMEIGTTQVVEGTRIVEEAKQSLSEILDVSLQIDSLVQSISTATASQVETSQSVSQLMKDIAAISQRTSDSSRQVSQSLQQTVEISQQLQETVEAFKVS; translated from the coding sequence ATGTTTAATAAAACCAACGGAAATCAAGGTAGTAGCGCTCAAAATCGAGCATCACTGATTTCATCCCAAAAAATAACTGGTAGTGCCATAAAATTGCCAACTAAAAATAGTAGTGGAACGGCTAATAATTCTTCGCTAAATCAAGCTTTTGCCTCTTTTACAAAACTTGGATTGGCTAAGAAAGCGACTATTTTAGCGATCGCAATCGGTACAATACCAGTATTGGGTATTGGTGCGATCGCTTTTACTTTTGCCAATAAGTCCATTACTAAGCAAATTACCCAGTCTCAACAAGCTGAAGCCACTGGTTTAAGTGATAAAGTTAACCGTTTTATGTTGGGACGCTACAGTGATATTCAGGTCATATCAAGTTTGCTTTTTTTGACAAGTCCCCAAGCTAGTGTAAATATCACCACTCAGCAAAAGCAAGCAGTCCTAGATCGAGTTGTCGAAGCCTACAAAGCTTATGACAGCGTTGCTGTTTTCGATCGTCAAGGTAACTTGATTGTCCAATCCACAGGCGAACCTTTGGATAACCAAAAAGACCTTACCTACTTTCAAGACGCTTTACAAAAAGATACTCCTGTCATCAGTAAACCGGAAGCAGCAAAAAACACTGGTGTAGTGAATATTTATATAGCTGCACCTGTGAAAGAGACAAGGACGGGCCAAACCATTGGTGTGGTCAGAGCGCGGATGCCCGTAAAATCTTTAGAGGAAGTCATCAAGAACTACGTAGCCAATGGACAACAATACTATTTGCTCGATGCTTCAGGAACAGTTTTCTTGAGTCCCCAAAAGGAATTATTGGGGAAAGAAGCAAAAGCAGAGTATTCTAATTTACCTAAACTGCTGGCAGCAAATAAGGTAGATAGTTTTATAGATGTTTCCAAAACTGACAAAAAACCAGAATTAGTCAGCTACGTACCAGCCAGTAGGCTAGACGGCTTACCAGATTTAAACTGGCAAGTACTTTTATCCACAGATACAGCAATTGTATTTGAGCCGCAAAGACAGTTATTGTGGACTATAGCCATCGGTACAGCAGTGACAGCATTGATTGTGGGTGCGATCGCATCTCGGTTAGCTAAACTGACTACACTGCCAATTATCACTGCAACTGCGGCATTAGCAAAGCTTGGTCAAGGTAAATTCAATACCCGTGTGGAAATCGAAAGTGAAGACGAATTAGGGGTATTGAGTGCAAACATCAACCTTATGGCCGAACAATTGCAGGTTTTAGTTAAGGAACAAGAAGTAGATATTGAAGGGGCAAAATTACTAGCAGATATTACCCTACGAATTCGGAAAAGTCTCAAAACTGAAGATATTTTTCACGCAGTAGTGAAAGAAGTTCAGCAAGTGCTAAAAACAGACCGAGTAATCATTTATAGTCTGAATCCAGATAAGCGGGATGGTGTTGTTGTTGCGGAATCGGTAACTGGTAATTGGCCAGAAATGCTTGGAGTGAAAATCGACGAGCCTTATTTTCGGGAACGTTATCTAGAAACTTCTCATGATGGACAGGTGCAAGCAATTGCCAATATTCATCAAGACCAAAGCCTGAAAAATGCCAACGGTTACATTCAATTTTTAGAAAAATTTGCTGTCAAAGGTAATTTGGTCGTACCAATTCTTGTCCAAGAGCAACTTTTAGGCTTATTAATTGCTCACCATTGCGAAACTGTGCGTGTTTGGCAACAACCGGAAATTGACTTGTTTCAACAGATAGCAACTCAAGTCGGTTACGCCTTAGAACAAGCCAAGTTGTTAGAAGAGATAGAACAAGTTAGAAATGTCGCAGTCACCGATTCTGACGATGAACGGCACCAAAAAGAAACACTGCAACAGCAACTTTTAGAACTACTCAACGATGTAGAAGGTGCAGCCAGAGGCGACTTGACAGTGCGTGCAGACGTGACAGCCGGAGAAATAGGCACTGTTGCCGACTTTTTCAACTCCATTGTCGAAAGCCTCCGGGATATTGTTACCCAAGTTCAACAAGCTGCCACCCACGTTAATACTGCCATTGGCTCTAACGAAGGAGCCATTCGCCATTTAGCAGAGGAAGCACTTACCCAAGCTGCCGAAATCAACCGCACCCTCGATGCTGTTGACCAAATGACCCAATCCATGAAAGCCGTAGCCGAAAGTGCCGAAAAAGCTGCTTTCGTTGCCAATCATGCGGCGCACACCGCTACCAAGAGTGGACACGCAATGGATTTAACAGTCCAAAATATCCTGTCTTTGCGGGAAACTGTGGGTGAAACTGCTAAGAAAGTGAAACGTTTGGGAGAATCTTCGCAACAAATTTCCCGTGTGGTTTCCTTGATTAACCAAATCGCCATTCAAACTAACTTACTGGCCATTAACGCTGGTATTGAAGCAGCGCGTGCGGGTGAAGAAGGTCAAGGTTTTGCCGTAGTTGCGGAAGAAGTCGGCGAACTAGCAGTCAGGAGTGCCGCAGCAACCCAAGAAATTGAACAAATTGTTGAAAATATCCAACGAGAAACCAGTGAAGTGGTGCAGGCGATGGAAATAGGCACTACCCAAGTAGTGGAAGGAACTCGAATTGTAGAGGAGGCTAAACAAAGTCTGAGTGAAATTTTGGATGTATCCCTTCAAATTGACTCCTTGGTGCAGTCGATTTCCACTGCAACTGCATCTCAGGTTGAAACATCACAAAGTGTTAGCCAATTGATGAAAGATATTGCTGCTATATCACAACGCACCAGCGATTCTTCTCGTCAAGTTTCCCAATCTCTACAACAAACTGTGGAAATTTCCCAGCAGTTGCAAGAGACTGTCGAGGCTTTCAAAGTTAGTTAA
- a CDS encoding chemotaxis protein CheW, with protein MTSTNITLPLKPTQNNLADGYLKFQLNQQTAAVLSMKHTQEAILVPIESVTPMPNMPTCILGLMNWRSRIIWVVDLPRMLNLESLDYRLRQYSAIVIQVESLVLGLVVQEIKGTTKFIPDDIQSPIGQVASSLVPYLCGCVVQQEEILLVLDAQAIGQSSILRSE; from the coding sequence ATGACTAGTACAAACATTACACTTCCTTTAAAACCAACTCAAAATAATTTAGCAGACGGTTATCTAAAGTTTCAGCTAAATCAACAGACTGCTGCGGTTTTATCAATGAAGCATACGCAAGAAGCAATTCTTGTGCCTATTGAATCTGTAACCCCAATGCCTAATATGCCCACCTGCATATTAGGATTAATGAATTGGCGGAGTCGGATAATTTGGGTAGTTGATTTGCCAAGAATGCTCAATTTAGAATCTCTTGATTATCGACTGCGGCAGTACAGTGCGATCGTTATTCAAGTGGAATCATTGGTGCTAGGTTTAGTTGTGCAAGAAATAAAAGGTACCACTAAGTTCATTCCTGATGATATTCAATCACCTATAGGACAAGTGGCATCCAGTTTAGTTCCTTATTTATGTGGCTGTGTTGTCCAACAAGAAGAAATATTGCTGGTATTAGATGCACAGGCAATTGGGCAATCTTCTATTCTCCGCAGTGAGTAG
- the sixA gene encoding phosphohistidine phosphatase SixA, with the protein MELYLIRHGIAEDKALDIKDEERSLTKEGRQKTEKVAEKLVKLGLSFDLILTSPLVRARQTAEILIEEKLSSKLEESSHLAHDGQISSWLKDWLEPRNYSQNTQLALVGHEPDLTNWAEILLWGEVKESLVLKKAGMIGIKLPETGSPVGRSQMFWLTPPKYLL; encoded by the coding sequence ATGGAACTATACTTAATTCGTCATGGCATCGCCGAAGACAAGGCATTAGACATCAAGGATGAAGAACGCAGCCTTACCAAAGAAGGAAGGCAAAAAACTGAGAAAGTTGCCGAAAAACTTGTTAAATTGGGTTTAAGCTTTGATTTAATTCTCACCAGCCCCTTAGTGCGGGCCCGCCAAACGGCTGAAATCCTTATAGAAGAAAAACTAAGCTCCAAGTTAGAAGAATCTAGCCACCTCGCCCATGATGGTCAAATTTCTAGTTGGCTAAAAGACTGGTTAGAACCGAGAAATTATTCCCAAAATACCCAACTGGCGCTGGTTGGACACGAACCTGATTTAACCAATTGGGCAGAAATTCTCCTGTGGGGAGAAGTCAAAGAAAGCTTAGTCTTGAAAAAAGCAGGTATGATTGGGATAAAACTACCAGAAACAGGTTCTCCTGTGGGTCGGAGTCAGATGTTTTGGTTGACACCACCCAAGTACCTGCTATAA